The genome window GGCCATATTTCAAGCTATTTATTAACCCAGTAACTAACGTTAGctttcaaccacttcctaggTAACAATTAGCATTTGATCGCATCCAGCATATTTATATTAGaggttaaataaatgtatcGAAGATGTGTGTTGATAATTAAGAATAAATAGAtgccttttctgtcatttgttgtGTAACCCTACTCAACATTATGTTAGCTAAGAAGTGACTAATTttagctaatgggttatcaaatgttattttaccCAGAAATATGGCCCTCCAGATTTTTACCAGCCATTGCCTTTTCAGTtactgatcaatcaggaagtggtgaaatcaaatgttcatgtttgtgcaACTTGAAAATTGGAACACAACAGTGCGATATTTGACTGTTCCACCGtgactgtgatgtcagaggaaaatggccgctgtgtgacTATGGTAGGTAGGCAGATCTTTTTGCCTTTGCAcggagccaggctagctgtttctgGCAGGGTAAGCTAACCTAAATGCCCTCAAAAATGAgataaataaaattataaaagaGTTTTTAAGCTGTGTTTATAGACAGTATATGAGTAGGACGAAAGTCGCTAACTACTGTGTCAAACTTCTAGCTGCCCCAAAACCTGAAGACGATGAGGGAGATAATGAGGGAGACGCTACGGAAGATGATGAGGGAAATAATCAGGAAAACGATACGGAAGATGATGAGGGAGACAGTGAGGGAGACGATGTGGAAGATGATGTGGAAGATGATGAGGCTGAATCAAGTGAGTGCTTTTTCCACTTCATACTTTGTCATGTCTCTTCTACTTTGTTTTCGAATTTGAATATGAGTCAGTGACCTTTATATTTCACACTGTCCAGATGAAGAAGACGAGAGTGATCCTGCGGGTGCATCAGAAGGTGGGTGTGAAGACACATGACTTTTATGAATAAAGCAAAACTTTCTGCTGACTGTCAGTCATAAACCACGCCCATCAGATCTGTGTTTGGACAAAGACAGGCTTGctgtttatttcactgtatctgttgtaaaaaataacaataaaaataaaattgtcttAACCATTTTTTCAATAGCCTACATCAACAAATTGCACTGTAATAACCAATGTTTCTTTATTCTTCCCTTTCCCTTTATCCACTGTcattgatgttttaaaatgccTTCAGAGGACTCAGATGACAAAGAATCTGAAGAAGGTCAGTACAATTTCCTTCATCGCACTTTGTTATCACACCCTCTTGTATGACACATGAAAATCACgtttgaagaggaagaaatcGTGTGTAATTCTTTCTACATGATTAACAAGACATGACAAAGTAAGTCAATAACTGCTGCTCTGTCAAATTGTCCACCAGATGGGGAGGAAGGAAGTGGGGGATCTTCAGCAGCGGCAGGTGGTCAGTAGATGATCAAGgtaaatacaacatttattaGACATtgcattaatcattaattaatcTTACGCTCACTCACTGAGGAGTTACTGCTCCTGTGGTTGGTCTTGGTACAGGATacctttttctttaacattaatttattaatgttaaaatgGATGTATATGATGTATTACCATATTGTTGTGCAGGCAAGAATTGACAACATCTTACAATGCTTGCCTGTAGCTGTGTGCAGAGATACTGCACAGGGACAATAAAAAATCTTCCTGAATAAATAATCAGTCAATATTGTTTTGGGATCATGATTTCATTACAAGTTTTGGTTCGTGTCATTCTGACTGActccatgtttttgtgtgcacaGCTCCAATGTCCTGGGATGATGGGCGGTGTTTGGATCatcacagacaaagaaaaaaaaaggagccttGACGCACCGGTGAAAGGTGCAAAcattggaaaatgtgtttgtttctacaTTTGACATCAACTAAAATTTGCATTGCTATGCCTTGCTGTAACGCTACTTGAGGAAAGAAACGACAAGTGACATAAACAGGAGTTGCTTCTTTGGCCCTGTGCTTTAAGTAGGAGCAGATGGAATGGCAATGAAAGGAATGCTTTTTGCACAGCTTGATCTTCTTGTGCCTTGCATAATTATTAAAAGATTCAAACACTGAAACGAGCTTGTTTGTAAGTTTGGGTGCCACCTTGGTTGGTATGTGTCCTGTATCTCAAGACCTCCAGAGCATCAGTACATAATAAAGACCACAAATCTGAAATGGAAATTGCTAAGATTTACACTCTGATTTTAATCTTCACGCTATGATTTTATCTTTAGAATCCCATTGTATATTCAATACATGTGGACATTAAGTATCGTTTATGCGACTGTAGATCTCCCAACCGTCTCATAACAGGTCACGTTACTCTTTCAGCTATGAATGAAGGCCTGCTACTGCACTTTAAAGTCCCACTCCAGCAAGTGTTGTTTctcagacagagaaacaggggGCATGGTTAAGTCTCAGGTGTGAACTCTTATTGTCACAACAACACCTCTGTTCTAACAGGATCTGCATCACTGTCATGGATTAGCAATAGCACGAATATTAGCATGGATAAAATTAATAACAATTCATACTAtagcaatatatatatatgatgtgaaaataaagtttttaataTAATGAACACATGTAATAGTTATGATTTGCCCctaagcatttttttcttcatcataatctcaaaaaaaaaaaaaaaaaaaagttttttcaggCCAGCaacaaaagtaaagatattgtgttacGATATTACTTTGGTAGAAGTGGTAGCCTGCGTAGTTTCCTTACTGGCCCAGACAAAGTCAGATCTCAAAGATAATGTtctcttgaaaaagaaaaaagggaagaacaAACAGACCAGTCACAGCTGCACAGGGGAAGTCTTCTGATATCTAAGTGTATATAAGTGTTGCAATCATGATTATGATACTGATCACTATCACTGTTAATTCTTGTACACTCCTTACAGTTCATGAAGAACTGCATGAATTAGTGTGGGTGCGTAGCTGACCCTTTGGCAGCAGTAGAAACAGATGGTGGTATTATCAAAGCAgatgtttatttatatggcTTATGCTACAGAATATGACTTGGATGTGAATATTAGTCTATatgcagtgtgaaaaaaaaaacattaaaatattgtttGAGTTTactttccttaaaaacattgttCAACCTCTCTCTCGTTTTCCTTACAAACAAGAGACTAACACTTCCCGGCTctacatgcaaatatttttagACAAAGCTAGAAAAAATTAACATCTGCCGAACGAGGAAGAAGGCCTAAATAGTTAAGAGAAGAGAGCTGCTCACAAAGGTCATACAGTTTATTCTCACGcaaaaagtatcaaaagtgaaCGTTTTTGAAGGGAATCTGCAGACTTCCTCTTCATTGTTCTCCAAAGAAGTGACcaatatttgttattgtttactGGATTTGTAaagtttcacatgtttacagtcaaaaagtcatattttttaacacatttgcaatagtcagaatcagaatcagaatagTTTATTAATCCCCGGGGAGAAATAGTTTTTGTTCCAATTCTCCatgcaaagtagaaatagaaatacagcattaatggaaacaagagaaaaagataAAGGTATAAATAAAATTCtaaagtagacaataaaataaaacaaataataaaataataaagtcgACAATCTGGAagtatatacaatatacagtgaaCTCATCCTCAATTCCAATCCAGGGTATTGTATGTAATACTAAAGTCTACAAGATGGCACCAGTGATTTTGAATTTGCTTTAGCCATTTCACACAGTTTGTCAAGTTTCTTCTCATGatgcaacaactcttaaaatcaacGTCATTACATTTCACAACTTGTTTCCAGTGAAGTGCACTTCCTCATTCGCCAGTATGTAAACATACAGCAGGTCAATTTGTCGATTAACCGTTTGGTTTGTCTCAACACGTGCACATTACAGATGCAATATTTTAACAGGCAGCTAACTCATTGGATTACCATAAAAGGATTGGTTCAGATGTTGATAAGATAAGCGGAGGTTTATTAAGGGAGAAGTCTTTTCAGCTTTCAGTCAGAGACGGGGCGTTAGTATTGATCACTTCCAGACTGACACCAcaagacagagaggtgagaaaGCTCTGCTACACATTActgaatttcaaacaagttaTGCTCTACGGTATGTCGGGTCCAGATGGCCTGATATATGGTGACATAACATGAGACGTATGATTGGACCACACCAGATCACATCACGGCGATTTCAGACTAGCCAAACTACAAAGTCTGTACAGAAAGTGCTGAAACTCTCATCTTAAAAAAGTTTTCAGTGTGTTAGCGATTTATTTAATGCTCCATTTTGCAGGCACAGTGTTTATGTTCGTATGGTTCTAAATGATGCATTAATCAGCTCTTAaactctttctctcactccagACAAAATGAAGGTCATTCTCCTGACTACCATCATCCTCGCTCTGGTCCCTGCCAGTATGTTACTGCCCTGTGTGAATAAAAGACCCCAACAGGCATATGATGATTTTGTCCACAGACATATTCCCTCGAAGACGTTTGACAGAACCTCCGAGAAAGAATGGGCAAAGTGAGATAAACTATTATGAGTTAACTCtttccatttgaaaacaacCAGTAACTGTAGTTTCATTGCAATTCAAGTCAACCATTCTCTGTTACACTACAACACAAGAGTGTTTTGCTTTAAACAGTACCATTTAtgcaacatgttaaaaaaagtcATACACTGATGAATGAGCTAATGTTCTGTAAAGACCAATTGTTAACAGCAGGAACATGTAACACTGTGACAGCTAAAAGTTAGACTTAAACAATGTCAACACTATGCAGTTAAATGCTGATCTTATTACACAGGTACCTGCAGAGTCAGAATCTCTGTGGCAGAGAACCAAAGCAGTCCTTCATCAACGCCCCGCAGACTGAAGTCGACAAGATCTGTAGTAAGGATGGCCGACGCAAGGAGCTCAACTTGTGCATGAGCAAAAACCCTATGGATGTTTATGTCATCAGTTCCCAATTTGTAGGACAGGTTTGCAGCGTCCAATCGATATTAAAGCAGTCTCAGTTTGTGACTGTAGCATGTGATAATGTTGAAAACCTCTGCCGCCCTGTCCATTTTGACAAATACGCTGATCAGTTACCAGGACGAAGATCCTGCATATAACCTGAGATGAACCCACATTGTCGGAGGGTTAGTGCAGCCCTGTTTCCAGCTGTCAGGCTAATTACTCCCTGACGTTTAAAGGTTCAAACGAGCCCAGCTGATTGaatgaatctgtgttttttagcCACGCCTTCTCTCAGATACGTCTCAGAGCCTgcttcagaaacattttgtgtgatGAGCATGATGTTGTAAGAAATTCTCCCATATTAAAATTAATATGCTGTGACAAGGTTtccatttaaaggtgcaatatgtgagaattatagttcaaaacagtaaaaagatAGCTACATTtctcaacagaatgtgaggagaCAACAGTGCTGATGTCATCTCTGTCTTGTGTTGAAGAGATAgctattgaagttagcatgctaactggctagcTCTGGCCCTGACAACCACCATCACTGTCCTGGCTAACAAACTAACAGTAGAATCAGTCATgactgtattaaaaaaacacagtaaacagttttTCTGTTCAAGttggccagttcttacatattgcacatttaagcTAATGCACATTTACAGCTTTGACAAAAACTTGTATTCTCTGACAGTTTTGAGGTTAGAATGTGAGTAACTTGACCACATTTAATGTATCCTCCAGTGATCTGTATGAATTTGTCATCACCTTTGCATTGAATTGTAATGCATTTCTGCTCTGCTACTGTCCTTTTCCTGATCAAATAAAACGATGTTTAAACTTGTATTTGTGGTTGTGAATGAGTTTAGCTGATTTCAGTCTCTCCTGTATTTGTTAAATGTCCTGGATGGGTTGCGAATTATGGTAATTACTTTTCGCATGAATTTAAAAGGATGATAATGGACCAAATACAAAGAGGAAGTCACAGgcctctcatttcttttctaCTTGTGAGAATTATAGTTCAAAACTGTCAAAAGATAGCTAAATTTCTCAATGGAATATGAACAGACAACAGTGTTGACgccatgtcaaagacatctctgtattgtgttgaagagatagccactgaagttagcatgctaaccagctacctCTGGCCCTGAAAACCACCACTAACAGCAGCGTCAGCCATACAGTATGACTGCATGAGTTTAACAGGATAATAATGGACCAAATACAAAGGGTGACAATGGGGAAATAAATTAGAATATAACAACACGAGTAGCTTAGTAACATTGTGCTAATAGCTTATATGCTATATTCTGATATTCTGAAATTCGTGGAGATTGTTTTGGCCTCAAAAACAACTGATGGTATTTGTATGGCTTGTTTTTCAAGCTCAGATACTGGATGGACCACTAATAATAGCGATCTTGCATGTACTTACGCTGgccctgtttttttcttttaccttaCATTGTGTCTAATCTAGTCCAACAGTAACTTAGTGCGTGCTTGTTTTTCTAGCACCCAGAAAAGTGCACTTCCTCATTCAACAGTGTGTCGACACACAGCAAGTCAGGATGTCGATTCAGCGGCTGGTTTGTGTCTACACAGGCACATTGCACGAGCTTGCTATATTTGGATTGGCTGCTATCTTTCTGGATATGGATCGGATGTGATCAGATGTCCACGAGACGAGAGGAGGTTTAATAAAGGGAGAATTATTTTTTGGAGCTACATCAGAGACTTCAACGTCGGTTGGTGTTGGCCTTCTGCAGGCGAGAGcatcaagaagaagagaaaagaaaaaggtgggAAAATGTTTCTCAATATTTAAACGAGTTTTTGTCCTGATTTTGTCAGCCCTCGGTCTTCTCCCACACACCTGTCGATTATGTTTATGTTGTTCTGAATGATGCATTGCACAGCTGTAAATCTGCTCTCTCACTCCAGACAAAAATGAAGGTCATTCTCCTGACTGCCATCATCCTCACTCTGGTCCCTGGCAGTATGTTACAGCCctgtctgcagaggaagagctACCAATCATATGCATCTTTTGTTCAGAGACACGTCCTGCAGATGAGCTTCAACAGAAGGTCTCTGGCTGATTGGGCATTGTGAGTAAAATGTTTGAATCAACCATTTCCCTCTGAAAGAACCAGTAATTGTTGCTTCGTCGCAATTTAACTGAATCCTTCCTTTTTATGCTACAACACAAGAGTACTACAATAAGCTATAGGTCTGTAAACACTGATACTTAACAGCAGGAACATGTAACACTATGACAGCTAAAAGTTGGACTTTAACAATATTAATTCTATGCAGTAAAACACTGATCTTATCACACAGCTACCTGCAGATGCATGGTCTCTGTGGCAGAACACCAGTGCAGTCCTTCATCGACGCCCCACTGAGTCAAGTCCAGCAGATCTGTAGTCCAGCTGGCCGGCTCGTGTATGCTAACTTGTGCATCAGCAGCTTGTCCATGaatgtttatgatgtttattCCTCATTCAGCACGTTTTGCAGCGTCCAAGTGGTATTAAATCTCCCACAGTATGTGATTGTGGCATGTGATAATGTTGGAAACCTGTGCCTCCCGGTCCATTATCAGAAAAACGGTGGTCAAATTCCGGGAAACATACCCTGCGTATAAGCTGAGATGGACCCACATTACCGGAGGGTTAGTGCAGCCTTGTTTCCAGGTGTCGGGCTAAATGCTCACTGATGTGTACATTTTACATCACGCTCAGCTAAATGAATGATTTCTGCttacaaaaatgtagaaaaacagtttttaggTGAATTCATTGTGAAACTGTTTCGAATCCTGCTTGTTTTGCTTTGCATATAGTCAAATTGATGCCTTAAACCTGCTAATCAACCtttgattattatgattattagtATTGCTATTGTTCTTTAAGACAGTTATCATTAATAACAAGTAGTTTCTAGTGTCTTGAATCTAAAATGTGGACACTCTTAAATTACTTCTGCTTCTACAGTGGCTGTctaaataaaagataaacatATTTTGTAATTCACAGCCTCCTATTATGACATCATGATATATCAAGCAAGctgaaaagaataaaacatgttttacaccACATTTGTTGTGTTGACTGACCATCAACATCACACACCACTGAATGATACATAGAATTTCAGCAATTTCagtctattttgtttttaagttttttttttctgtgcttatTGTTGTTATCTTAAGTTCATAAATCTGCTTCACTAAATTTTCTTTCCTGATCTGTTGCACCACTAACATAAGATGAAATCTGCAATTACTGGTGAGGTAGAATTGCTGACCCATTTGTCGTACAGGTGCTACCAGCCCTGGTATCTGTTAATACGTGTCAGTGATGTCCATGCCCAGTGTGTGAGCATGGCTATATTTTAGGCTTTTCTTTGGCAGGTTATGAACTTCAGCAACAGCAGGGGTTATGGGTTATGAACTCCTAAATATACCTACCTGTAAATATTGGATTTATTTAAAGGATGTAAATGGTCACCATTTCTAAATATGTGatgttcatttcatttatatattttatattttattttgcattgcTCAAAAGCGCAGAGTGTCACACTTTTCAACCTGTGGACCTCAACCTTGAAACAAACTGTATTAATTCTTTAGGAAGAATTTAGGTTTGGGAAAACTTTGATGGAtgagctggaagaggaggaatgaAACATCACGCCTGTGACCTCCTCAAGACCCCTTTAAAACAAAGAAGGATgaagccctctctctctctctctctctgtctcatatatatatatatatacccttTATTAATGCCACGCCTGCTTGACCTCAGTGGTCACATCCACCAGTAGTTTCACATCCTTAAAGATGTCTGGTCTGCCGATTTCCCTTTCTATAGACACACTCCTCTCGTATCGCAAGACTGTTACAGGATcataaaatgattaaactgaAGCTTCTGTGATCATAAAGCAGAAATCATTAACGGTTCAATCATTTACAATTATTCTTGTCTTGAATAATTCTTTCTAATTTGTCAGTATAATGCAACCATATAGTAAGTCGATATCATACTGATTAGGTAAACATGATACAGGGCACATGCCGATTTAGCTATAATGCCAAATCAAATATATTTGATACACAAGTTTTTGAGACCACAATCCGATACATGCCGTGCATGGAAAAGTCAGCTGGTGTCAGATTTGCTTCCTAAGTTAACAGATTTCACACATATTCAACTTTATTGGAGTTTTGACTGCAGCCACATTCTGAACACTTGCAAGGTTTACACGTGGCTTCATTATCCATGCCAGTTGAGAAtgtagtgtttttgtgtattgaGACACTTTTTTATCAATTAAAAAGACTTCTGCAACTCATTCCAGACATGTAGATGAAAGAACACATTATGCTTATGCATCATGTAACTTTATTTGATCAAAAAGAAAGCAGGATTTTGTGAGATTCCCAAATTTAAATACAAAGCATGTATTGGCTTTTAAGGAAACATTGCATGTGACCTCACAATGTTCccttcatttgatttatttggatTAGTGAGCGATCAAGTCAGGAGCATATTCATTGATTTGTAAGTTTTTAACCACAAGACTTGAATTGCGAAGAGGTTTCTATAGAGGCACCATAGAAATCTGTCATCACGCTGACAGGGCTGCTGAAACCTGTTTCATTATATTTGAAAATAAGTTACATTTCCACATCCATCTTGAAGCAGGAAATTCATAGAAATACAGTGTATTGATTCTCACATTATGGTGACCAAAAAACCATTGAAAGTCGTATGGACATCAGATCCCCAAACATGACAGTTTGCAGGCAGTTGCACATACACTCTGtctccctgctgcagctgcaggaacacTGCGTTTCCTCCATTATCAGCTGTGTCAGAGTCTGACTTGTGATCGGTGGTTGCGATCATTAGCTGCCCGTTCTTGTAGAGATACAGCTTTCCCTCACGCGCTCCTCCAGCATGATAGTAAATAGAAAAGTAATAAACACCTGCAACAGGTGCAGCAAATATACCTGTGGAAACAACAAGGTGATGGTCACATTTAACTGTCTTCTTTTAGTTACAGCtgaaaaatcaaatcacaaatTATTAGCGTCTCttcagttttctcttcttttcttgaACTTCCTtacaacaaaccaaaccaacaatGAGTTCTCAGTTTTCTTAGATGTTTGACTGAACAGCCAGAAAAGGCAGGGTatcttttgtttcttatttgttgttttatggaCTAACTTTCTTTTGAGTTATTTCTTTGTTAGGAGTGTACACGTATCCTGTTGTTATAGCTTTGTTTCTGCTAGGTTTCAAATTTTACATTAAGGGTGGAAGTGTTGACCTGGGTGGCTTCCCTCCCTTTTGTTAAGTTTGGACAGCCggtaaatcacatttttttggtgtttAGTATTGTCTTGATGGGGTCaacctaaataaataaataatataacaGGGTCACCTTGAGAGTGTGAATTAAGTGAATTGAGTCTTTCTAGGGGTTGTAACAAACATACCTCTGACTAACACAGTTAAGTGTTACTGATGCTGTGGTAAACATGTAAATGACTGTGAGTATTACCTGTGGATGGATTGTAGGCATTACCGATGTTGGTTAAGACCATATTGTAGATCAAAGTTGTGTCCTCGTCGAAGGGTCCAATGGCTTTATCTCCTGCTGTTGCCACTGCACTGAATATCACTTTGGTTTGTTCGgtgtaaaccaaaaaaaaaaaaaaaaaaaaaatctgatcattaCTTTGCAAAGTATTTCAAGATTCACTTGTAAAAAATGAGaacatcagttgtttttatGTAATACTGACTAGGTAAATCTACAACATATAAATAGTAAATTACCTGTGAGAAAATGTACTCAAGCATTTTACATCTTTTGTCATTTAGTTTGAATCGCCTGTTTTGTTTAAATTCTATCaactattattatcataataCACGAAAGGCTGAAGAAACTCTTTACCCAAGCTTACCCTTCTTCCTCAGTTCCAGAATCTGATTTTCACAGTTCTCCAGCCTGGTTTCCATTGCTCCAAGTTGTTCTGTCCTGGCACCCAAGTCTCTCAGGAGATTACATGTGTTGGGAGAGCAGGTTCCACTATAATCCTGGGCCAGAACCAAGCCAGACAATAGcagaacaaaacataaaatggtgAAATTCATCTTTCAGATTGATTCACGATTTCTCAGTCACTTAACTGACTGATGTGATCCCTCTGGCTGCTTTTATGTTGTTTCATGGTGACCTCTTGAATTGTAACGTCCCATTTGACATGTGGCTAACCATGTGTCAGTTTTCCATGAATTGACAGCGTGAAAGCAGAACTAACCATGGAGCTACAGAgttggggtggggtgggggggtgggggggattgATTTTGCTGCATATAATAAGTGGCATAGGAGAGGCCTAGATGCATTAGATCAGTTATTTTTTACAGAGTTCACCCAAGTCCTTGTCATCACCTCTCAGCAGTTGGACATTGGTCCATAATTAAAACTACAGAGCACACAGAGACCTTGGTTTGTGTGGTTTTTGTCAGAAGATGTGCGAGTAAACTACACAAAGTGCTGCTCCTGGCATGCCTTCGTTGGTATCCAAACATGACAGGTCCTCAGACCACTTTGCTTCGATTTGGCACTCATAGTGcaaatcttttgtttattctgtggCAGATGAGTCGGAACATTCTACATTAGTGTTTTTGGGAAATTGCAGTCATAAGTGGTTTTAGTTGGTCCATGGTCAAGATAACCCTGCCCCCAGCCCCTGATGAAAGCAGTTCTTAGTTGTAGCCAACCAAAGTGTTGGTGCAACCCTGGCACCAGTTTTCCCGGTCAACAATCAGTTCGTTTTCTGTCGAAATGCAAAGAACTTGTTCAAAAGTAGACGTCGGCTCTGAACCAGCACCTGACCCTGCTTGGTTGAGACAGTGGTCTCAAAGGTTGCTTCTGGGCCCGAAGTGATTGTGAAAGATGGAGAAAGTCACCACAAATTTGCAGATGCTCGAGAGAGGCTTGACATGTTTGCCGCTGTCTGGTTCTTTGTTCTTTTCCAgggtttgactgacagctttcaAACAAACTGCAGGTCATGTGTGAAAGCACCCTCAATCTCTGCAAGACTTTCTTTGTTC of Acanthopagrus latus isolate v.2019 chromosome 10, fAcaLat1.1, whole genome shotgun sequence contains these proteins:
- the LOC119027208 gene encoding complement C1q-like protein 2; amino-acid sequence: MNFTILCFVLLLSGLVLAQDYSGTCSPNTCNLLRDLGARTEQLGAMETRLENCENQILELRKKVIFSAVATAGDKAIGPFDEDTTLIYNMVLTNIGNAYNPSTGIFAAPVAGVYYFSIYYHAGGAREGKLYLYKNGQLMIATTDHKSDSDTADNGGNAVFLQLQQGDRVYVQLPANCHVWGSDVHTTFNGFLVTIM